One window from the genome of Desulfovibrio psychrotolerans encodes:
- a CDS encoding tetratricopeptide repeat protein, which translates to MSRIVASRAFWTLLAACGIWLWSAIPCVALTWYWGTHPDKERLVVVLDGPVESYGLERTGRQTLTLTLPAQAGGTAVNAGALRQEPGTRALGGAKLLGRPSGKGRTVTIPTRTAAFGYISTTVSGNKIVVDLFPDPIGARWKPPAASAAPKNSTTPAAKPAAQAQTTTGASGNASAPVKAQIQAQKAATPAAVSAAPAAPSPPPRLEKPGTRSLAPALPPPLFEASISDPAALPGNGSSPLPGTVPDRAAGMPGAGGTPDEQGVRAEGTSERSYFSVPYTFRSRINRGGPEAWDEPVRAPVSAPVLADLPPASGGAASFNGSGLNGGGDRSAMSAAEREARDREERERTERERIEQQARAAEQRGRTEAAAAQEGAELGKQPEQPERAEQAERAEQAERQVQQQVAPASAPMPGQMPAAAVEAESRPEAGGRTEIPVEGAENGYAVRSRVAAPGEVVTLRRAADGVSAASGRGAEMPGAAETAAAQAPVQSADAVSGQAPGQAQAPAMPALQPVTEVAPAQPASSGQGEGEASRFVVSNQAPPLPEYPTLKSNLEGEPAIAPPPPPAPVAETVAPQQLQQVVSNVPEPPAPKVVYVDKEGNPVPPPPDPKDLIFRAQAALNNGEGASALEQFAALKAMRNLTDEQRSEVLNGIADATYAMGKDDLLANYEKIIQSSTEAMNFDLKGPSVPGHLLRIGLTNMKIGNTREAEAYFNILRSNHPNSDLIPMTYYYWGDHYFNKGEWQKAADNYQHVVQNFPDSQFVREAGVGLARALYSLGFYEQAYQIVDYVEKRWPRFYVEYPPFLSQMGDVAYRMKEFEKARITYWTYYNIDPDGDDADMVLARLGDLYLEQKEVDAAREVYEEAARKFPERDGGLISFMRLAEEGVYDSPNIADMFSVFDRPYNLRPLQIYSRIMDEHPESALAPLAHLKKAIWYLWNKEYPDALATASSFVQQHPGHELTDRVKEVALKAFNVLVADNIKEGNYERILHTWDQFPIVRGQDTELAPESRVALGLSYWKKEQPSKALEVIDPFFQGLKVPEYSEMALNLALSVYLDNERWADIVALARRIEQWELNSESQRQLGYALALAHENLGEHDKASPMWAKLTDEKDMPREKEAYTLYFLSREAERKADWETAYNQAKQALAGFRELAKRDPAKADEQKIKDLLGSLMDITERTMRIRESLDWAQEYAARVAPSDPDYPGLQYRIAGLFRKNAELDKWRSIMTQLRDQSPNSLYGRMAASELRTYDLTEGASQFSPTGRL; encoded by the coding sequence GTGAGTCGTATCGTCGCATCCAGAGCCTTCTGGACTCTTCTGGCGGCATGCGGGATCTGGCTTTGGAGTGCCATACCCTGCGTAGCCCTTACATGGTACTGGGGCACCCATCCGGACAAGGAACGTCTGGTGGTGGTGCTTGACGGGCCTGTGGAGAGCTATGGTCTGGAGCGCACGGGAAGGCAGACGCTCACACTTACGCTGCCTGCGCAGGCGGGCGGCACAGCGGTGAATGCCGGGGCGCTGCGTCAGGAACCGGGCACTCGCGCTCTGGGCGGCGCGAAACTGCTGGGGCGTCCCAGCGGAAAAGGGCGTACTGTCACCATTCCCACACGCACGGCTGCGTTCGGCTATATTTCTACGACTGTCAGCGGTAACAAGATAGTAGTGGACCTGTTCCCCGACCCCATTGGCGCGCGATGGAAGCCCCCGGCTGCCTCTGCCGCACCGAAGAACAGCACCACGCCTGCGGCAAAGCCAGCCGCACAGGCACAGACTACGACCGGTGCTTCCGGCAATGCCTCTGCCCCTGTTAAGGCCCAGATTCAGGCACAGAAGGCGGCAACTCCTGCCGCTGTTTCTGCCGCACCTGCCGCACCTTCTCCGCCTCCGCGACTGGAGAAGCCGGGTACACGGTCGTTGGCACCCGCTCTTCCGCCCCCTCTGTTTGAGGCATCCATTTCAGATCCCGCGGCACTGCCGGGCAACGGTTCCTCTCCATTACCGGGCACAGTACCGGATAGAGCAGCAGGCATGCCCGGTGCCGGAGGCACGCCTGATGAGCAGGGCGTGCGGGCTGAAGGCACTTCCGAGCGGTCATATTTTTCCGTGCCGTATACGTTCCGGTCGCGCATAAACCGGGGAGGTCCGGAAGCGTGGGACGAGCCGGTGCGTGCGCCTGTTTCTGCCCCTGTGCTGGCGGACCTGCCGCCTGCATCCGGGGGAGCAGCTTCCTTTAACGGTTCCGGTCTGAATGGCGGCGGGGACAGGAGTGCCATGTCTGCCGCTGAACGTGAAGCCCGAGACAGGGAAGAGCGGGAGCGGACGGAGCGCGAACGGATAGAGCAGCAGGCACGTGCGGCTGAACAGCGCGGGCGCACGGAGGCGGCTGCTGCGCAGGAAGGGGCTGAACTGGGGAAACAGCCGGAACAGCCAGAACGGGCAGAACAGGCAGAAAGGGCAGAGCAGGCTGAAAGGCAGGTGCAGCAGCAGGTTGCTCCAGCATCCGCCCCCATGCCCGGACAGATGCCAGCGGCTGCTGTAGAGGCAGAATCCCGCCCTGAAGCCGGCGGCAGAACCGAGATTCCTGTGGAAGGGGCGGAGAACGGGTACGCCGTTCGGTCCCGTGTGGCTGCACCCGGCGAGGTGGTGACGCTGCGGCGCGCTGCCGACGGTGTTTCCGCCGCTTCCGGTCGCGGAGCGGAGATGCCCGGTGCTGCCGAGACTGCTGCGGCACAGGCACCCGTGCAGAGTGCCGATGCGGTTTCGGGACAAGCTCCGGGACAGGCGCAGGCTCCGGCCATGCCCGCGTTACAGCCCGTGACGGAAGTCGCTCCCGCGCAGCCTGCGTCCAGCGGGCAGGGTGAGGGCGAAGCATCCCGGTTTGTGGTCAGCAATCAGGCACCGCCCCTGCCCGAGTACCCCACGTTGAAGTCAAATTTGGAAGGCGAGCCTGCCATTGCACCCCCACCACCGCCCGCGCCTGTGGCGGAGACTGTGGCACCGCAGCAATTGCAGCAGGTGGTGAGCAACGTGCCTGAACCGCCTGCACCCAAAGTGGTGTATGTGGACAAGGAAGGCAATCCTGTTCCGCCCCCGCCGGATCCCAAGGATCTTATATTCCGGGCACAGGCCGCGCTGAACAACGGCGAGGGCGCATCGGCCCTGGAGCAGTTTGCGGCCTTGAAGGCCATGCGCAATCTTACCGACGAGCAGCGGTCCGAGGTGCTCAACGGTATTGCCGATGCCACCTATGCCATGGGCAAGGACGACCTGCTGGCCAATTACGAGAAGATTATTCAATCCAGCACCGAGGCCATGAACTTTGACCTGAAGGGGCCATCTGTGCCGGGGCACCTGCTGCGCATAGGGCTGACGAACATGAAGATAGGCAATACCCGCGAAGCGGAGGCCTACTTCAACATTCTGCGCAGCAATCATCCGAACAGCGACCTCATTCCCATGACCTACTATTATTGGGGTGACCATTACTTCAATAAGGGGGAGTGGCAGAAGGCCGCAGACAACTACCAGCACGTGGTGCAGAATTTTCCGGATTCGCAGTTTGTGCGCGAGGCCGGGGTGGGGCTGGCGCGGGCGCTCTACAGTCTGGGCTTTTATGAACAGGCCTATCAGATTGTGGATTACGTGGAAAAGCGCTGGCCGCGGTTCTACGTGGAGTATCCGCCCTTCCTCAGCCAGATGGGGGACGTGGCCTACCGCATGAAGGAATTTGAAAAGGCCCGCATAACCTACTGGACGTATTACAACATTGACCCGGACGGCGATGACGCGGACATGGTTCTGGCGCGTCTGGGCGACCTGTATCTGGAACAGAAGGAAGTGGATGCGGCGCGCGAGGTGTATGAAGAAGCCGCGCGCAAGTTCCCGGAGCGGGACGGCGGGCTTATCTCGTTTATGCGTCTGGCGGAAGAGGGGGTGTATGACAGCCCCAACATTGCCGATATGTTCTCCGTGTTTGACAGGCCCTACAACTTGCGGCCCCTGCAGATTTATTCGCGCATCATGGACGAGCATCCGGAGAGTGCGCTGGCGCCCCTTGCGCATCTGAAGAAGGCCATATGGTATCTGTGGAACAAGGAGTATCCGGACGCGCTCGCCACGGCTTCTTCCTTTGTGCAGCAGCATCCCGGCCACGAGCTTACCGACAGGGTGAAGGAAGTGGCCCTGAAGGCGTTTAACGTGCTGGTGGCTGATAATATTAAGGAAGGCAACTACGAGCGTATTCTCCACACCTGGGACCAGTTCCCCATTGTGCGGGGGCAGGATACGGAGCTTGCGCCGGAAAGCCGCGTGGCACTGGGCCTTTCTTACTGGAAGAAGGAGCAGCCTTCCAAGGCGCTGGAAGTGATAGATCCCTTCTTCCAAGGGCTGAAGGTGCCCGAGTATTCTGAAATGGCGCTGAACCTTGCCCTGAGCGTCTATCTGGACAACGAACGCTGGGCAGACATAGTGGCCCTTGCACGGCGCATAGAGCAGTGGGAGTTGAACTCCGAAAGCCAGCGCCAGTTAGGGTATGCCCTTGCGCTTGCGCACGAGAATCTGGGTGAGCATGACAAGGCAAGCCCCATGTGGGCCAAGCTGACCGACGAGAAGGACATGCCCAGAGAGAAGGAGGCCTATACGCTGTATTTCCTCAGCCGTGAGGCGGAGCGTAAGGCCGACTGGGAAACCGCCTACAATCAGGCCAAGCAGGCGTTGGCAGGATTCCGGGAACTGGCCAAGCGCGACCCCGCCAAGGCCGATGAACAGAAAATCAAGGACCTGCTGGGATCGTTGATGGATATTACCGAACGGACCATGCGGATACGGGAATCGCTGGACTGGGCGCAGGAATACGCCGCGCGGGTGGCTCCTTCCGACCCGGATTATCCGGGGCTGCAGTATCGCATTGCCGGATTATTCAGAAAGAACGCGGAGCTGGATAAATGGCGGTCTATCATGACGCAGCTGCGCGACCAGAGCCCGAACTCCCTGTACGGGCGCATGGCGGCTTCGGAACTGCGGACCTATGACCTTACGGAGGGGGCATCGCAGTTCTCGCCCACCGGACGATTGTAA
- a CDS encoding ArsR/SmtB family transcription factor: MSDFPDSTGSASSVNSVDSPGKAGARRRGTAAAAGVPDASPVCQTLCEHVEAIEHVRRAMPHDGDVTALAELFKALGDGTRVRMLLALAAHELCVCDLTSIIGMTQSAVSHQLRYLRAVKLVRYRREGKNVFYSLDDEHVTSLLGQALEHIRENR; this comes from the coding sequence ATGAGTGATTTTCCCGATTCAACTGGTTCTGCCAGTTCTGTTAATTCTGTTGATTCCCCGGGCAAAGCCGGGGCGCGTAGACGGGGCACGGCAGCTGCGGCGGGAGTGCCCGATGCCAGCCCTGTGTGCCAGACCCTGTGCGAGCACGTGGAGGCCATAGAGCATGTGCGGCGCGCCATGCCCCATGACGGGGATGTGACCGCCCTTGCCGAACTGTTCAAAGCCCTTGGTGACGGCACAAGGGTGCGGATGCTGCTGGCCCTTGCCGCCCATGAACTGTGTGTGTGCGATCTGACATCCATCATCGGCATGACGCAGTCTGCCGTTTCGCATCAGTTGCGGTATCTTAGAGCCGTGAAACTGGTCCGCTACCGCAGGGAAGGCAAAAACGTTTTTTATTCGCTGGACGATGAGCATGTGACCAGTCTGCTGGGGCAGGCTCTGGAGCATATCCGCGAAAACCGCTGA
- a CDS encoding MOSC domain-containing protein, which yields MQEIHTGRENTAFAAADQGTIVAVCVSQKTGERKTPVDSVTLREDYGIEGDVHAGSGRQVSLLGVEGVDVMRRKMPTLADGDFAENLLVRGLPLAELPLGTLLCADNGVRMEITQIGKKCHSKCNIHKTVGYCIMPTQGIFVRVLAGGVLRAGDVLRVVPARAADA from the coding sequence ATGCAGGAAATACATACGGGGCGTGAGAATACGGCGTTTGCGGCAGCGGATCAGGGCACCATTGTTGCCGTGTGCGTGAGCCAGAAGACCGGAGAGCGCAAGACGCCCGTAGATTCGGTTACGCTGCGCGAGGATTACGGCATAGAAGGTGACGTGCACGCCGGGTCCGGCAGGCAGGTGAGCCTGCTGGGCGTGGAGGGGGTGGACGTGATGCGGCGCAAGATGCCCACGCTGGCGGACGGGGATTTTGCCGAGAACCTGCTGGTGCGCGGGCTGCCCCTTGCCGAGTTGCCTCTGGGAACGCTGCTGTGCGCGGATAACGGCGTGCGGATGGAGATTACGCAGATAGGCAAGAAGTGTCACAGCAAGTGCAATATTCACAAGACCGTGGGGTACTGCATTATGCCTACACAGGGGATATTTGTACGGGTGCTTGCGGGGGGTGTTCTGCGTGCCGGGGATGTGCTGCGCGTGGTGCCTGCCCGTGCAGCGGATGCGTAA
- a CDS encoding sigma-54 interaction domain-containing protein, which translates to MDLNVSGIIGQSTSLQEVFRILAKVAPTDTTVLVTGESGTGKELLVRALHGNSLRHNAPFVPINCGAIPKELLESELFGHEKGAFTHAIRTRPGRFELADGGTIFLDEIGEMDLTLQVKILRVLQEKEIERVGGTCVKKVDVRIVAATNRDLEGEVKAGRFREDLFYRLNVIPLHLPALRDRGGDILVLAAHFLEKFCQRRSRPLLSLTEDTRKVLNAYRWPGNVRELENFMERLSILCDGNVVEPADLPAKILEDVGDIVSLPEPTAPAAAASAQQGFVWPRIEHLREHGMGLKEFLDMAEEKLLLEALEKADGVKNQAAEILGVKRTTLIEKLKKKNLGEM; encoded by the coding sequence ATGGACCTCAATGTCAGCGGCATCATCGGCCAGTCTACATCTCTTCAGGAAGTCTTCCGTATTCTCGCCAAGGTTGCCCCCACCGATACCACCGTGCTTGTTACCGGGGAATCCGGTACCGGCAAGGAGCTTCTTGTCCGGGCACTGCACGGAAACAGCCTGCGCCATAATGCCCCTTTTGTGCCCATAAACTGCGGGGCCATTCCCAAGGAACTGCTGGAGTCGGAACTCTTCGGCCATGAGAAGGGGGCCTTTACCCACGCCATACGGACGCGCCCAGGGCGATTTGAACTGGCGGACGGCGGTACCATTTTTCTGGATGAAATCGGGGAGATGGATCTGACGTTGCAGGTAAAGATTCTGCGCGTGCTGCAGGAAAAGGAAATCGAGCGGGTGGGGGGCACCTGCGTGAAGAAGGTGGACGTGCGTATTGTGGCTGCCACCAACCGTGATCTGGAAGGGGAGGTGAAGGCGGGAAGGTTCCGCGAGGACCTGTTCTACCGCCTGAACGTCATTCCGCTGCACCTGCCTGCCCTGCGAGACCGGGGCGGAGACATACTGGTGCTTGCCGCGCATTTTCTGGAGAAATTCTGCCAGCGCAGAAGCCGTCCGTTGCTCAGCCTGACGGAAGATACGCGCAAGGTGCTCAACGCCTACAGGTGGCCCGGAAACGTGCGGGAACTGGAAAACTTTATGGAGCGCCTGAGCATACTCTGCGACGGCAACGTGGTGGAGCCTGCAGACCTGCCCGCCAAGATTCTGGAAGACGTGGGCGATATCGTCTCTCTGCCGGAACCGACGGCTCCTGCGGCAGCGGCATCCGCGCAGCAGGGCTTTGTGTGGCCACGCATTGAGCATTTGCGGGAGCACGGCATGGGGCTGAAGGAGTTTCTGGATATGGCGGAAGAAAAACTGCTGCTTGAAGCCCTTGAAAAAGCGGACGGGGTGAAGAATCAGGCGGCGGAGATTCTTGGCGTGAAGCGCACAACCCTAATCGAGAAGCTGAAAAAGAAAAATCTGGGTGAAATGTAG
- a CDS encoding L,D-transpeptidase family protein has protein sequence MRSVLNATARLSLLFLVVCLSGAALAAPAASAAPSSQGGWQAHFDEQPGMPPMVVAVDKAQQQLYLLRHKSPLEVAEQYPCTTGQVVGDKLVEGDKKTPEGVYFVGRYIRSGLDFGMYGGIAYTLNYPNPMDVLRRKSGYGIWVHGRGHKIIPLETQGCVAMNNDDLIALGPKLVSGTPVVLAQTVVTSEPQTTEEKKIAAALVNMTREWAIAWGNRDAAMFEYYDAKAYTASNSGDFNDFMATKNRLFNSLPWILNWIDNVHVLQGPDYWVTWFKQYYRAPNLTVQGHRRLYWHKNGEGNLLIAGMEWERADLNLEEAFLQARRPDILKFIEDWRIAWESANLAKYADCFTRTAKQGNRVGMEAIRDHKVGLWKSARPQKVRFSDFSLSVGPDGLTVEMKQNYSSSDGFSDTGIKTLVLRPHGDTWRIEREDWRAL, from the coding sequence ATGCGCTCCGTACTCAACGCAACTGCACGTCTTTCCCTGCTGTTTCTCGTTGTCTGCCTGTCCGGTGCCGCATTGGCAGCGCCTGCCGCTTCTGCTGCCCCCTCCTCTCAGGGCGGGTGGCAGGCCCATTTTGATGAGCAGCCCGGCATGCCCCCCATGGTCGTTGCCGTGGATAAGGCACAGCAGCAGCTCTACCTGCTCAGGCATAAAAGCCCTCTGGAAGTCGCGGAGCAGTATCCGTGCACCACAGGGCAGGTGGTCGGCGACAAGCTGGTGGAAGGCGACAAAAAAACGCCGGAAGGCGTCTACTTTGTCGGCCGTTACATCCGCAGCGGGCTGGATTTCGGCATGTACGGCGGCATTGCCTACACCCTGAACTACCCAAATCCCATGGACGTGCTGCGCCGCAAGTCCGGCTACGGCATATGGGTTCACGGACGCGGCCACAAGATCATTCCGCTGGAAACGCAGGGTTGCGTTGCCATGAACAACGACGACCTCATCGCCCTCGGCCCCAAGCTCGTCTCCGGCACTCCGGTGGTGCTTGCCCAAACCGTTGTCACGTCGGAACCGCAGACCACAGAAGAAAAGAAGATTGCCGCCGCGCTGGTCAACATGACGCGGGAATGGGCCATCGCGTGGGGCAACCGCGATGCGGCCATGTTTGAATATTACGACGCCAAGGCCTACACGGCTTCCAATTCGGGCGACTTCAACGACTTCATGGCCACCAAGAACCGGCTCTTCAACTCCCTGCCGTGGATTCTGAACTGGATAGACAACGTGCATGTGCTGCAAGGGCCGGATTACTGGGTCACGTGGTTCAAGCAGTACTACCGCGCGCCCAATCTCACCGTGCAGGGGCACCGCCGTCTTTACTGGCACAAGAACGGCGAAGGCAACCTGCTCATCGCAGGCATGGAATGGGAACGCGCAGACCTGAATCTGGAAGAAGCGTTTCTGCAAGCCCGCAGGCCCGATATACTCAAGTTTATAGAAGACTGGCGCATCGCATGGGAATCTGCTAACCTTGCCAAGTATGCCGACTGTTTCACCCGCACTGCCAAACAGGGAAACCGTGTCGGGATGGAAGCCATACGCGACCACAAGGTCGGCCTCTGGAAGTCAGCCCGTCCCCAAAAAGTTCGCTTTTCAGACTTTTCCCTCTCTGTGGGGCCTGACGGCCTGACCGTGGAGATGAAGCAGAACTACAGCAGCAGCGACGGATTCAGCGATACGGGCATCAAGACACTGGTACTCCGCCCTCATGGCGACACATGGCGCATCGAACGCGAAGACTGGAGAGCCTTGTAG
- the msrB gene encoding peptide-methionine (R)-S-oxide reductase MsrB has product MKFTNLLRTLLPCAGLLLFAATGDATAGGSWQNFTKPDEQTLRQRLTPEQFHVTQQDGTEPPFRNAHADNHRQGIYVDVVSGEPLFSSEHKYDSGTGWPSFWQPLEPENIVQHEDRKLFVTRTEVRSRHADSHLGHVFTDGPPPTGLRYCMNSAALRFIPAEELEQQGYGQYSALFKTSEN; this is encoded by the coding sequence ATGAAATTTACCAATTTGCTGAGAACCCTACTGCCATGTGCGGGCTTGCTTCTGTTCGCTGCCACCGGGGACGCGACAGCGGGGGGCTCTTGGCAAAACTTTACCAAACCGGATGAACAGACCCTGCGGCAAAGGCTCACCCCCGAGCAGTTTCATGTCACGCAGCAAGACGGCACCGAGCCGCCATTCAGAAATGCCCATGCAGACAACCACCGGCAAGGAATCTATGTAGACGTGGTTTCGGGAGAACCCCTCTTCAGTTCCGAGCACAAGTACGATTCGGGAACAGGCTGGCCCAGCTTCTGGCAGCCCCTCGAACCGGAAAATATCGTGCAGCACGAAGACAGAAAGCTCTTCGTCACCCGCACGGAAGTCCGCAGCCGTCACGCCGATTCGCACCTCGGCCACGTGTTCACGGACGGCCCGCCCCCCACAGGGCTGCGCTACTGCATGAACTCTGCGGCGTTGCGCTTCATCCCTGCGGAAGAACTGGAACAGCAAGGATACGGACAGTACTCGGCTTTATTCAAAACATCTGAAAACTGA
- a CDS encoding substrate-binding periplasmic protein, giving the protein MRYPSLLRCKPPNSPRGPAAASPVLLSPRHSFAVLCVALIFLAMPPSVSSLAAQEPQPTQKAVLRIGYAVLPPHVLPAPADNPQAPPSGAAVDFFLNHIAPRMNVQPEFVGPFPLARLLYDFDRRQLDAVIMLIRSPEREKRFAFPSLPFWKMSGALALRNEHPLLSVHSLTQLEGMRIGYTRDAWLPAFFTNSSVHFDFASGPDASLLSLQKLANGRVDAVFGPDRCWLECALITRGLTDSVRLVDLPDSSGALYTAFRKSIPRSILASYESALQEAQGHVNYADLKDRAMEQFLGTTPKVYPHVHHAETESAPPAQN; this is encoded by the coding sequence ATGCGCTACCCCTCACTCCTCCGGTGCAAACCGCCAAACTCCCCCCGCGGCCCCGCTGCGGCCTCTCCTGTGCTGCTCTCCCCCCGCCACTCTTTTGCCGTGCTGTGCGTTGCGCTCATCTTTCTCGCCATGCCGCCCTCAGTCTCCTCCCTTGCGGCGCAGGAACCACAGCCGACGCAAAAAGCCGTTCTGCGCATCGGTTACGCAGTGCTGCCCCCCCATGTGCTGCCCGCCCCTGCGGACAATCCGCAAGCCCCGCCGTCCGGTGCCGCCGTGGATTTTTTCCTGAACCACATCGCACCACGCATGAACGTGCAGCCTGAATTCGTAGGTCCGTTCCCGCTCGCCCGCCTGCTGTACGACTTTGACCGACGGCAACTGGACGCCGTGATCATGCTCATCCGCTCGCCGGAGCGGGAAAAACGCTTCGCCTTTCCCTCTCTGCCCTTCTGGAAAATGAGCGGCGCGCTGGCATTGCGCAACGAACACCCCCTGCTCAGCGTCCATTCCCTCACACAACTGGAAGGCATGCGCATCGGCTACACGCGCGATGCATGGCTTCCGGCTTTTTTCACCAACAGTTCCGTGCATTTCGATTTCGCTTCAGGGCCGGATGCCTCACTGCTCAGCTTGCAAAAACTGGCCAACGGCAGGGTAGACGCCGTGTTCGGGCCGGACCGCTGCTGGTTGGAATGCGCCCTTATCACACGCGGCCTTACGGACTCCGTGCGTCTGGTAGACCTGCCCGACTCATCCGGTGCCCTGTACACGGCATTCCGCAAATCCATTCCCCGGTCCATTCTCGCCAGCTACGAGTCTGCCCTTCAGGAAGCCCAGGGGCATGTAAACTACGCAGACCTCAAGGACCGCGCCATGGAGCAGTTTCTCGGCACGACCCCAAAGGTTTATCCCCATGTGCACCACGCAGAAACAGAATCAGCCCCGCCTGCGCAAAACTGA
- a CDS encoding flagellar basal body protein: protein MRVDANLSALDAFAISQQVTANNLANANTDGFKSSDVRLETGPEGLGVSVAQIHVNETPGPVMHYPDLSVQAEGDPALRDVVEGSNTEYVRETLNMIRDENAYAANVKSIQTQVELLGSFIDEIA, encoded by the coding sequence ATGCGGGTAGACGCTAATCTCAGTGCGCTGGACGCCTTTGCCATAAGCCAGCAGGTTACGGCCAATAATCTGGCCAATGCCAACACGGACGGATTTAAATCGTCTGATGTACGGCTGGAAACCGGGCCGGAAGGGCTGGGCGTGTCTGTGGCGCAGATACACGTGAACGAGACGCCGGGACCGGTGATGCACTATCCCGATCTTTCCGTGCAGGCGGAGGGTGACCCGGCGCTGCGCGACGTGGTGGAGGGGTCCAACACGGAGTATGTGCGGGAAACGCTGAACATGATACGGGACGAGAATGCGTACGCCGCAAATGTGAAGTCCATTCAGACGCAGGTGGAGTTGCTCGGCAGCTTCATTGACGAGATTGCCTAG
- a CDS encoding WcbI family polysaccharide biosynthesis putative acetyltransferase: protein MPKELCIIHANCQGDPLRALLMLHPQFGSRFEVVKYTNYLRETIPQGQLESCSLFLYQPLGDKWDDHASRALLERVNPRATCLPIPNLLFKGYWPFWTNRSSMDFGDFFLDHLVDMGLEMREILHVCLRTDLTAKFDLAAMFAESVAHERRKEEGCPVQTVDLVLEHCCTERLFNTINHPNRRLVLHVAQGMLAVLGFAPLPAVLESAFSDPYPEFELPIHPQVAAFHGFAFGGEGAQFNVFGTLRTYEEYVALYVHCRMHGIHDFAGFLHLVDPSVFSPANG from the coding sequence ATGCCCAAGGAACTTTGCATCATCCACGCCAACTGTCAGGGCGACCCCTTGCGCGCCCTGCTCATGCTGCACCCGCAGTTCGGCAGCCGGTTCGAAGTGGTGAAGTACACCAACTACCTGCGCGAAACTATTCCGCAGGGACAGCTGGAATCGTGTTCACTGTTTCTCTATCAGCCGCTGGGCGACAAGTGGGACGACCATGCATCGCGCGCGCTGCTGGAGCGGGTGAACCCGCGCGCGACCTGCCTGCCCATTCCCAACCTGCTGTTCAAAGGGTACTGGCCTTTCTGGACGAACCGGAGTTCCATGGACTTCGGTGATTTCTTTCTTGACCATCTGGTGGACATGGGGCTTGAGATGCGGGAGATATTGCATGTCTGCCTGCGTACGGACCTGACCGCCAAGTTTGACCTTGCCGCCATGTTTGCGGAATCCGTGGCGCATGAACGGCGAAAGGAAGAAGGCTGCCCGGTGCAGACCGTGGACCTTGTGCTGGAACATTGTTGCACGGAACGGCTCTTTAACACCATTAATCATCCCAACCGGCGGCTCGTGCTGCATGTGGCGCAGGGAATGCTGGCGGTGCTGGGGTTTGCCCCGCTTCCGGCGGTGCTGGAGAGCGCCTTTTCAGACCCGTATCCGGAGTTTGAACTGCCCATTCACCCGCAGGTGGCGGCCTTTCACGGGTTTGCCTTTGGTGGAGAGGGCGCGCAGTTCAATGTATTCGGCACCTTGCGCACCTACGAGGAATACGTAGCGCTCTATGTGCATTGCCGCATGCACGGCATCCATGATTTTGCAGGGTTTCTGCATCTTGTGGACCCTTCAGTCTTCTCCCCCGCCAACGGATGA
- the amrB gene encoding AmmeMemoRadiSam system protein B — MSQGLSVARRPVVAGQFYTANPSELRGQVLAYLTAGEPAEARHTLLAMVPHAGYVYSGIVAGKTLGRANLGEIVVMLGPNHTGRGLPVAVWPGGEWHTPLGAVAVDTAFVSRLVKTDPVFALDTAAHVHEHSLEVVLPFLQECRPGLRIVPVAVASPSPEVLARCGAALARCIREMPEGAVSMVVSTDMSHYVPHEEARRLDHLALSMVRSLDPEGLYETVRAHGISMCGLFPMTAALVACRLLGAVRAELVDYATSGETSGDMERVVGYAGAIVSAP; from the coding sequence ATGTCGCAGGGATTATCCGTTGCGCGCCGCCCTGTGGTGGCGGGACAGTTCTACACGGCGAATCCGTCGGAACTGCGGGGGCAGGTGCTGGCCTATCTTACCGCCGGAGAACCCGCCGAGGCACGGCACACCCTGCTCGCCATGGTGCCCCACGCGGGCTATGTCTACTCCGGGATTGTGGCGGGCAAGACGCTCGGACGGGCCAATTTGGGCGAAATCGTAGTAATGCTCGGCCCCAATCACACCGGAAGAGGGTTGCCCGTGGCCGTATGGCCGGGAGGCGAGTGGCATACCCCGCTCGGAGCGGTGGCGGTGGATACGGCATTTGTTTCACGGCTGGTGAAGACAGACCCGGTATTTGCGCTGGATACCGCGGCGCATGTGCATGAGCATTCACTGGAAGTGGTGCTGCCTTTTCTGCAGGAATGCAGGCCTGGTCTGCGGATTGTTCCCGTGGCTGTTGCCTCGCCTTCACCGGAGGTGCTGGCCCGTTGCGGCGCGGCCCTTGCCCGGTGCATACGCGAAATGCCGGAGGGTGCCGTGAGCATGGTGGTGAGCACGGACATGAGCCACTACGTGCCACATGAAGAGGCCCGCAGGCTGGATCATCTGGCGCTTTCCATGGTGCGGAGTCTGGACCCGGAAGGGCTGTACGAAACGGTGCGCGCGCACGGCATAAGTATGTGCGGCCTGTTCCCCATGACGGCGGCGCTTGTAGCCTGCCGGCTGCTGGGAGCGGTGCGGGCGGAGTTGGTGGACTATGCCACCTCCGGCGAGACAAGCGGCGACATGGAGCGCGTGGTGGGCTATGCCGGAGCCATTGTGTCTGCGCCGTAG